The following coding sequences lie in one Miscanthus floridulus cultivar M001 chromosome 9, ASM1932011v1, whole genome shotgun sequence genomic window:
- the LOC136481478 gene encoding uncharacterized protein yields MVSASSLLLPSSVRDLASCVSDGAVRVACTTPASTLTVSSSSSPAPPSTLSVAVTYRATPQAPSLPPLLLRLTWSHSPHGAPALSFAGPTASSPAVLLRRRKGTCCLPSSSSAHKPPLALFWDLTAARYGGAASSSSPSSSPEPVSGFYVVAVAGAEVVLAVGDLAAEFVKAKFEGQIPRARSIRPVSRADRVVVAAAPGQTPGAAVHTARVRFAEGAPEHEVAVGCCRSSASGRPGEEELWVSVDGKRAVHARRLRWNFRGNQTVFVDGAPVDVLWDLHGWWFQDPPGCAVVMLRARSALESRLWLEEEAKALGFALLVQAFKTPP; encoded by the coding sequence ATGGTGAGCGCGTCGAGCCTGCTGCTCCCGTCCTCGGTGCGGGACCTGGCGTCCTGCGTCTCCGACGGCGCCGTCCGCGTCGCCTGCACCACCCCGGCGTCCACCCTcaccgtctcctcctcctcctcgccggcgCCGCCGTCCACGCTCTCCGTCGCCGTCACCTACCGCGCGACCCCGCAGGCGCCGTCGTTGCCGCCGCTCCTCCTGCGGCTCACCTGGTCGCACTCGCCGCACGGAGCCCCGGCTCTCTCCTTCGCCGGCCCCACCGCGTCGTCCCCCGccgtcctcctccgccgccgcaagGGCACCTGctgcctcccctcctcctcctcggcacaCAAGCCCCCGCTCGCCCTCTTCTGGGACCTCACCGCCGCCAGGTACGGCGGCGCGGCCTCGTCCTCCTCCCCGTCCTCGTCCCCGGAGCCGGTCTCCGGGTTctacgtcgtcgccgtcgccggcgccgAGGTGGTGCTGGCCGTGGGCGACCTGGCGGCGGAGTTCGTCAAGGCCAAGTTCGAGGGCCAGATCCCGCGGGCGCGCTCCATCCGCCCCGTGTCCCGCGCCGACCGCGTCGTCGTGGCGGCGGCGCCGGGGCAGACGCCGGGCGCCGCGGTGCACACCGCGCGGGTCCGGTTCGCCGAGGGCGCGCCGGAGCACGAGGTCGCCGTGGGCTGCTGCCGCTCCTCCGCCTCCGGCAGGCCCGGGGAGGAGGAGCTCTGGGTCAGCGTCGACGGCAAGCGCGCCGTGCACGCGCGCCGCCTGCGCTGGAACTTCCGGGGCAACCAGACCGTGTTCGTCGACGGCGCGCCCGTCGACGTGCTCTGGGACCTCCACGGCTGGTGGTTCCAGGACCCGCCCGGCTGCGCCGTCGTCATGCTCCGCGCCAGGAGCGCGCTCGAGAGCAGGCTCTGGCTCGAGGAGGAGGCCAAGGCGCTCGGATTCGCGCTCCTCGTGCAGGCCTTCAAGACGCCGCCTTGA